The Amaranthus tricolor cultivar Red isolate AtriRed21 chromosome 6, ASM2621246v1, whole genome shotgun sequence genome has a segment encoding these proteins:
- the LOC130814997 gene encoding IQ domain-containing protein IQM1-like, translating to MGLSISILISAWHEILTQKLFTQVCNGSITSRARSFARTASFKRTESFKKSISKSPKETETIRGSKMGTTLHDHKPENIVLEKSPSFNTIVQEFGSNLAPKSTNGLIHKPLPAITLPEPSILFSPRPVSELDAAAVCVQKVYKGYRTRRNLADCAVVVEELWWKALDFASLKRSSVSFFKNDKQETAVAKWARAKTRVAKVGKGLSQNEKAQKLALRHWLEAIDPRHRYGHNLHLYYDIWFQSESSQPFFYWLDIGDGKEINLEKCPRSKLQQQCIKYLGPKEREAYEVIVEDGKLVYKESGDLVDTVGDCKWIFVLSTSRCLYVGQKKKGLFQHSSFLAGAATTAAGRLISDKGVLQAIWPYSGHYLPTEENFKEFISFLEDNHVDLSNVKKCAYNEEVGSFKVPEDESSPEKTAEVATEDNEQVKPAEVTKDDQEPAFSFARHLSCKWVTGNGPRIGCVRDYPLDLQSRALEHVNLSPRITPGSFFGPIPSPRPSHMVHVSPRLASMCLPSPRTQVTMG from the exons ATGGGATTATcaatttctatattaatctcAGCCTGGCATGAAATCCTGACACAAAAATTATTCACACAAGTCTGCAATGGAAGTATAACATCAAGAGCAAGAAGTTTTGCAAGAACAGCAAGTTTTAAGAGAACAGAATCATTCAAAAAGAGTATTAGTAAATCACCAAAAGAAACAGAAACAATTAGAGGTTCAAAAATGGGTACAACTTTACATGATCATAAGCCTGAAAATATTGTGCTTGAAAAATCACCTTCATTCAACACAATTGTACAAGAATTTGGTTCAAATCTAGCACCTAAATCTACCAATGGATTAATTCATAAGCCATTGCCTGCTATTACTCTTCCTGAACCTTCTATCCTGTTTTCGCCCCGACCCGTTTCTGAGCTTGATGCTGCTGCTGTTTGTGTTCAGAAGGTTTATAAAGGTTATCGTACTAGGAGAAATCTTGCTGATTGTGCTGTTGTTGTTGAAGAACTATG gTGGAAAGCGTTAGATTTTGCTTCATTAAAGAGAAGTTCTGTGTCTTTCTTCAAAAATGATAAACAAGAAACTGCAGTTGCAAAGTGGGCTAGGGCAAAAACAAGAGTTGCCAAG GTTGGAAAAGGTTTGTCACAAAACGAGAAAGCTCAAAAGTTAGCCCTACGACATTGGCTTGAAGCT ATTGACCCACGGCACAGATACGGACACAACTTGCACCTTTATTATGATATTTGGTTTCAAAGTGAAAGCAGCCAACCTTTCTTTTACTG GTTGGACATTGGAGATGGGAAAGAAATAAACTTAGAGAAATGCCCAAGGTCTAAACTTCAACAGCAATGCATCAAATATCTTGGACCG AAAGAGAGAGAAGCATATGAAGTAATAGTAGAAGATGGAAAACTTGTGTATAAAGAAAGTGGAGACTTGGTGGATACTGTGGGAGACTGTAAATGGATATTTGTTTTGAGTACATCAAGATGTTTATATGTTGGTCAAAAAAAGAAAGGTCTATTCCAACACTCTAGTTTTCTTGCTGGTGCTGCTACAACTGCTGCTGGTCGATTAATTTCTGATAAAGGAGTTCTTCAg GCTATATGGCCATACAGTGGACACTATCTTCCTACTGAAGAGAACTTCAAGGAGTTTATAAGCTTTCTTGAGGATAACCATGTTGATCTCTCTAATGTTAAG AAATGTGCGTATAACGAAGAAGTAGGATCATTCAAAGTACCGGAAGACGAAAGTTCACCCGAAAAGACAGCAGAAGTTGCAACAGAAGATAATGAGCAGGTTAAACCAGCTGAAGTTACCAAGGATGATCAAGAGCCAGCTTTCTCATTTGCTAGACACTTATCTTGTAAATGGGTCACTGGTAATGGACCTAGAATTGGTTGTGTTAGGGACTACCCATTGGACTTGCAATCTCGAGCGCTCGAGCATGTCAACCTTTCACCACGCATCACACCTGGGTCGTTCTTTGGCCCCATTCCTTCGCCTAGGCCTAGCCATATGGTTCACGTCTCCCCAAGGCTTGCGTCTATGTGTCTGCCGAGTCCAAGAACACAAGTGACAATGGGCTAA
- the LOC130815159 gene encoding uncharacterized protein LOC130815159 translates to MADLSSGKDEKNVGKTGSFKIFGKSPARSFSKKNSNPFKRMFSRTKSDKPANEADVEIDESSSNEDREAGAEVADNDTNYVEKIIHEKPVEVDDVLNVIKETTHTIVNKLADDVKETTDSIVKPAQENATKLVQHFVHQTINTDPLPESINPTAATHEEKKPESFLEKLKGEVQKINEEIKDKAMESGLEELLNKDIPNQNDKALQGDQQSQSTQDEKESQDTRSLNTNEATQGDNQENEKQEDNCVTSLAQGLQMICAPWNNKKDN, encoded by the exons ATGGCCGACTTATCTTCAG GCAAAGATGAGAAAAACGTTGGAAAGACGGGTAGCTTCAAGATATTTGGAAAAAGTCCGGCACGTAGCTTTTCCAAGAAAAATTCTAACCCTTTCAAGCGGATGTTCTCCCGCACCAAGTCCG ATAAACCAGCAAATGAAGCGGATGTTGAAATAGATGAGAGTAGTAGCAATGAAGATCGAGAAGCAGGTGCTGAGGTGGCAGATAATGACACCAATTACGTTGAAAAAATCATTCATGAGAAACCAGTAGAAGTAGATGATGTTTTAAATGTCATCAAAGAGACTACTCATACTATCGTCAACAAATTAGCAGATGATGTTAAAGAGACTACTGACTCTATTGTCAAGCCAGCACAAGAAAATGCTACAAAACTCGTCCAACACTTCGTTCATCAAAC GATTAATACAGATCCTCTACCAGAATCCATAAATCCTACAGCAG CAACTCATGAAGAGAAGAAGCCCGAATCGTTCCTTGAAAAATTAAAGGGAGAAGTACAAAAAATCAATGAAGAGATCAAGGACAAAGCCATGGAGAGTGGGCTCGAAGAATTACTAAACAAAGACATTCCTAACCAAAATGACAAAGCACTACAAGGTGATCAACAATCTCAATCTACTCAAGATGAGAAGGAAAGCCAAGACACTAGAAGCCTCAATACAAATGAAGCAACACAAGGAGATAACCAAGAGAATGAAAAGCAAGAAGATAATTGTGTAACATCTTTAGCACAAGGGCTACAAATGATATGTGCTCCATGgaataataaaaaagataattaa